In a genomic window of Bacteroidota bacterium:
- a CDS encoding DUF4968 domain-containing protein: MKRNTICLCFLFLMFMFSSQAADYKILTDGVVVHLEKVTGNGAKSVRLQVVSDQIIHVIATPSNDFSAEKSLMITDYPHNKVIWKTETRNGWISLSTDKIKASVSLKTGEVVFSDLKGNILLKENEKGGKTFQAETVDGVKGYQIRQVFESPADEAFYGLGENQDDILNFKGLDDDLTQRNTKAVVPFLVSSKKYGLLWDNYSVTRFGDPRDYMPISGLKLYADDGTLGGLTAHY, from the coding sequence ATGAAAAGAAATACAATTTGTCTTTGCTTCTTGTTTTTAATGTTCATGTTTTCGTCCCAGGCTGCGGATTATAAAATCCTGACTGATGGCGTGGTTGTTCATCTTGAAAAGGTTACCGGAAACGGAGCCAAGTCAGTCCGGCTTCAGGTAGTATCTGATCAGATTATTCATGTCATTGCCACTCCATCCAATGATTTCTCTGCTGAAAAAAGCCTGATGATTACGGATTATCCTCACAATAAGGTGATTTGGAAAACAGAAACTCGTAATGGCTGGATTAGCCTGAGTACCGATAAAATAAAAGCTTCTGTTTCGCTTAAAACGGGCGAAGTTGTCTTCTCGGATTTGAAAGGGAATATATTATTAAAGGAAAATGAAAAGGGAGGGAAAACTTTTCAGGCCGAAACAGTTGATGGGGTAAAAGGATACCAAATAAGACAGGTGTTTGAGTCACCGGCTGATGAGGCATTCTATGGACTCGGTGAAAACCAGGATGATATTTTGAATTTTAAAGGCTTGGATGATGATCTCACCCAGCGCAATACCAAAGCTGTTGTTCCATTCCTGGTTTCCAGTAAAAAGTATGGACTTCTTTGGGATAATTACTCTGTCACCCGTTTTGGTGATCCCCGGGATTACATGCCCATATCAGGGTTGAAATTATACGCTGATGATGGAACCTTGGGCGGATTGACTGCTCATTATT